The stretch of DNA CCTGTATAGCCAACAAATGCTGATTTTGGAAATGCTGCCTTAATCTTTTGCATCATGTCACCAGCAGTAGAACGATGAGCTTCATCCATGATAAAGACAATATTTTTATTAGACCCATAAACTTCTTTATGACTAGCAAGACTAGATAATTTCTGAATCGAAGTCACAATAATATTATTACTTTTAGACCTCAATTGCCGACCTAAATCATAATGGTTTTTAGTTTTAGAAATTGATCCACCAACGGCAGTATCTGCTGTTGGATCATAGGATAAATACTGTTCAAAAGTTTGCTTAGTTAATGCTTTTCGATCAACTGCAAAAACAACTTTATCAACATTAGGTAATCTGGCAGCTAACCAAGCAGCTTTAAAGGAACTAATAGTTTTACCAGAACCTGTTGTATGCCAAATATAGCCAACCTCTTTAGGGTCAAAACCAAAGGAATGATGCCGTAATTTTTCTAAAATTTGTTTAGTTGCATATACCTGATATGGACGCATTACTTTAACATTTTCATGATTTTTTGTACCGTCTAAAATCATAAAGTTAGTTGCCATTTCATGAGCCATCGGAATTGAAAGCATTTGTCTAGCAAACTCACGCCATTCATATACCGGATGGTTGTCTTTTTCTCGTTGCCATCGAAAAGCAAAGTCTGTATTAAACTTATCCAAAGTGGTATTAGCCATATAACGTGCGTCATGCGGCGTTAATGCAACTAAAATCTGTACTGTTGAAAAAATATCACTATACTGATTTTCTGAAATATATTGTTGCATCTGATTGAGTGCTTCTTTAGCATCATGTGCATCAGCTTTTTCTTCAATCTGAATAATCGGCAGACCATTAATTAACAAGGTAGTATCAAATCTTCGTCTTTTGCGACCTACTATTACAGGGTCACGCCAAATCTGATTAACAACTTGATAAACAGTATTACCAGCACCAATATGACTTTGATCAAAAACGGTAAGGAAAACATGGTTACCATTATCCAAATCTACTTCAACTTGGGAAATTCCATTAACTCCGTATAAAAATTGCCCTGCTTCATAAGGTGTAGATAAATTCTTAATTTGCACCTTAACTTGGTTAAATTCATTAGTAGTTAGTGGCTGATCTAATTTATCTTGATTATTTTGTTCTAAAATTTGCTTAAAGTTCGCCCATAATTGTTCAGTCGTTTTTATTTTTGACATATAGGTCCATTGCTTGTCACCACCAATTTTAGTTAAATAATCAATTAATTCATCTTCAAATTTTAATTCGCTGTTTTCAATTGCCATTTTTCGCCTCTGCTTTAATACCAATGATATTGTCTAAAGTTTGATACACAATCCTATCTCTATTTAAAATATTTTTATACAATTGATTAGACTGTTTTAACTGGTCCACATATAACTTTCCAATTGTTTTTTGATTTTCAACGCTCAATTCCGGAACAATAATTTCTTTGAGAATTTTTGTTGTATATTTAAAAACAATGCTACCCTGCAAATATTTTTTTATTTGTCGATCAAAACATCTACTTTCGTTTAATAGAAAAAGAATATATTCAATTGATACAGAAGTTCTAGGAATTAATTTAACAAAATTCTGTGTTAAAATGTATTTGTCGTGTTTCTGAGTTATAATGGCTGCTTTTCCACTTTGTAGGTTAAAAATCAAGTCACCTTGCTTAACCAGAACCACATCAGATGTAGTTTTTATTTGCTTTGTTTTGCTATTATTTGTTAGAGATTGAAAAGTATCTTCTAAATAACAATTTCTATCATAAACAAAGTAAGATTTTGTATTACTTTTATTATTGGCTTCTAGTCTAGATTGTAATGAACCACTTTTAAATTCGAAAAGGTTCTTTAATTTCAAATTTGGTTCTCCTTTCTTTCGGTAATTTAGCTAAATTACATAAATAATTATAATACATTGTTCACTAAAATCAAGTGTAATTTTTAAAAATTACTTTATTTTCATCACTTATTGCTATAATTAATTATGATTACTATAAAAAGAAGGTACAAAAATGATTAAATTTTATGGTTATAAACGTTGCTCAACCTCACGCAGTGCCGAAAAGTGGCTGCATGAACATGATGTTGATGTCGACTTTCAAGATTTGGTAGAACAGCCACCTAAAAAAGAAGACCTGGTTAAGTGGATGACTGACCATCAAGACCGCGGTTTGCGCTACTTCTTCAACACCCACGGCATGGACTACCGCAAATTGCACTTGAAGGATCAATTACCAAGTATGACCATTGATGAGGCAGCCGAGATGATGTCTAAGAACGGCAAGCTAATCAAGCGCCCACTAGTTGTTGACGGCGACAAGTTAACTTGCGGCTTTAATGAAGATGTTTACAAAGATACTTGGCTATAAGGGCGAGCTTAATGCTCGTTTTTATTTTGTCTATTTTCTATGCCTGCAATAACCCTTATAATAGGAAATAAAAAAGGAGCACAGTATGAAATACAATCAATATGCCTATGTCGAAACTGACTTTCAAACACAGGTGCAAGAATTACTTACTATCAAATTTTTACCAGAAAATTATCAAGAACTGTCTTTTAGCGAGTTACTGACGGAATTTGTCGAAAACGCGCTGGCAGAAGTTAATCCCTCTGCGGATTTTGCTAGACAAGCCAAGTTAGGCGAATTTGCCGTTTCTGAAACGCAGAACTTAGCCGACTTTTTAGCAACTAATCCAGAAAATATTACACCAGACCAATTTTACAATGTTGCCCTGCAGCTGTTGGGTTATCATGTTCACTATGATTATCAACTGTCTGACCCATTAGGCTTTATGACTAAGCAAGCCTTGCCAGCTGTTTCTAGCATTAATAATCAGAATGAACTAATTCATGCCTTTTACCGCTTATTAAATACCCGTGCTAAAAACGGTCAGCTCTTAATTGACGTCATGGCTGGCAAAGGTTACTTTCACGGAAAACTTCTTGGTGATCTCGATAACAAATTCATCTTATTTAACGGCAAAAGCTTACCCATATTTGATACCAGTAACGTAATTCATGAGGTTGTCTATGTGGAAAGTGACCTTGATACTGATGACGATGGTAAATCTGACCTATTACAAACGACCATTTTTCGGCCAGTGGAAAGCGAAATGATGCAGGTACCAGCACTCTATACTGCTAGTCCCTACTTTGGCGGCGTTATCGATAATGTTAAGCGTAATCACAATGTCGATGAGAACTTGAGTGATGCTACTGACTGGACTAATCCGCAATATGAACCAGCTGCACGCGTAAAGGCCAAGCAGTCCGGCTCTGAAAATCATGTAGCAACTGAAGAAGCTGTCGGCAAATCCTCTTACCCACTAAACGAATACATGCTGGCACGCGGCTTCGCCAGTGCTTTCGCCGGCGGTATCGGCACGCGTGGTTCTGATGGCTTACGGATTACTGGTTCTCCTGAAGAAACAGAAAGTGCTA from Lactobacillus sp. ESL0785 encodes:
- a CDS encoding arsenate reductase family protein, with protein sequence MIKFYGYKRCSTSRSAEKWLHEHDVDVDFQDLVEQPPKKEDLVKWMTDHQDRGLRYFFNTHGMDYRKLHLKDQLPSMTIDEAAEMMSKNGKLIKRPLVVDGDKLTCGFNEDVYKDTWL